A single window of Nicotiana tomentosiformis chromosome 1, ASM39032v3, whole genome shotgun sequence DNA harbors:
- the LOC104107145 gene encoding gibberellin receptor GID1B-like, with protein MAGSNEINANESKRVVPLNTWILISNFKLAYNMLRRSDGTFNRDLAEFLERKVAANSIPVDGVYCFDVLDRATSLLNRVYRPAPKNEADWGKVELEKPLSTTEIVPVIIFFHGGSFTHSSANSAIYDTFCRRLVSICKAVVVSVNYRRSPEHRYPCAYDDGWAALQWVQSRPWLQSGKDLKVHVYLAGDSSGGNIAHHVAVRAAEADIKVFGNILLHPMFGGQKRTESEKRLDGKYFVTVQDRDWYWRAYLPEGEDRDHPACNIFGPRSRSLEVLNFTKSLVVVAGLDVVQDWQLTYVEGLQKSGHEVNLLYLKEATIGFYFLPNNDHFRCLMEEITSFIHPNHS; from the exons ATGGCAGGCAGTAACGAGATCAACGCTAACGAATCTAAG AGAGTGGTTCCACTTAATACATGGATTCTTATATCCAATTTCAAGCTGGCTTACAACATGCTTCGGCGGTCTGATGGCACGTTTAATCGCGATTTGGCTGAGTTCTTGGAAAGGAAAGTCGCTGCTAACTCTATTCCAGTTGATGGAGTTTACTGTTTTGATGTCCTTGATCGTGCTACAAGCCTGCTTAACCGTGTCTATAGACCGGCCCCAAAAAATGAGGCCGATTGGGGTAAAGTAGAGCTTGAGAAACCTTTGAGTACCACAGAAATTGTACCTGTCATTATTTTCTTCCATGGTGGAAGTTTTACTCATTCTTCAGCCAATAGTGCTATTTATGATACATTTTGCCGTCGCCTTGTTAGCATTTGCAAGGCTGTTGTTGTTTCTGTGAATTATCGACGATCACCTGAGCATCGCTATCCTTGTGCCTACGATGACGGATGGGCTGCTCTTCAATGGGTGCAATCGAGGCCATGGCTTCAAAGTGGAAAGGATTTGAAAGTTCATGTTTACTTGGCCGGTGATAGTTCTGGTGGTAATATTGCTCATCATGTTGCTGTGAGGGCTGCTGAAGCTGATATTAAGGTATTCGGTAATATTCTTCTTCATCCAATGTTTGGTGGGCAAAAGAGGACCGAATCCGAGAAAAGATTGGATGGGAAATACTTTGTAACAGTTCAAGACAGGGATTGGTACTGGAGAGCTTATCTACCAGAAGGGGAAGATAGGGATCATCCTGCTTGTAATATATTTGGCCCGCGGAGTAGAAGCCTCGAAGTACTTAACTTTACAAAGAGTTTAGTCGTCGTAGCTGGTTTGGATGTTGTTCAGGATTGGCAATTGACTTATGTTGAAGGTTTGCAAAAATCAGGGCATGAGGTGAATCTCCTGTATCTAAAAGAGGCAACAATAGGTTTCTACTTCTTGCCCAATAACGATCATTTTCGCTGCCTAATGGAGGAGATAACAAGTTTCATCCATCCTAACCATTCATAG